The Caretta caretta isolate rCarCar2 chromosome 10, rCarCar1.hap1, whole genome shotgun sequence genome has a window encoding:
- the BHLHA15 gene encoding class A basic helix-loop-helix protein 15, whose translation MKTKSKRTKHRLAVDKEAFLGETTLSKEEPVKCLRHKERRNGRNNESNKTGTVKAKHAWNNKDRHLRRLESNERERQRMHKLNNAFQALREVIPHVRAENKLSKIETLTLAKNYIKSLTSTILHMSSGHLPTVEGTGAANSSKLYQHYQQQHGDEEHDEQLKKYSTQIHSFRQGS comes from the coding sequence ATGAAGACCAAAAGCAAAAGAACGAAGCACAGGCTTGCTGTTGATAAAGAAGCCTTTCTTGGGGAGACAACTTTGAGCAAAGAGGAACCGGTGAAATGTTTGCGACACAAAGAAAGGAGAAATGGCAGAAACAATGAGAGCAACAAGACTGGTACAGTCAAAGCCAAACATGCTTGGAACAACAAAGACAGACACTTGAGGCGATTGGAAAGCAATGAACGGGAAAGGCAGAGAATGCACAAGCTCAATAATGCATTCCAGGCCTTGCGGGAGGTTATCCCTCATGTGAGAGCTGAGAATAAACTTTCTAAAATTGAGACTCTTACACTAgccaaaaattacattaaatcaCTGACTTCCACCATACTCCATATGTCCAGTGGGCACCTTCCAACTGTAGAAGGAACTGGGGCAGCCAATAGCTCCAAACTGTACCAGCATTACCAACAGCAACACGGCGATGAGGAACACGATGAACAGCTAAAAAAATACTCCACACAAATTCACAGCTTCAGACAAGGCAGCTAA